From Coturnix japonica isolate 7356 chromosome 3, Coturnix japonica 2.1, whole genome shotgun sequence, the proteins below share one genomic window:
- the TMEM181 gene encoding transmembrane protein 181 isoform X1 — translation MEADFASFGSPLCGELKRFCKRVRETYREIREDLTPYKDDRYYRLAPMRLYTLSKRHFVLVFVVFFVCFGLTVFIGIAGPNVIETSVARTDLNNSIKLKPFNLSSPPLSTYNQQLWLTCVVELDQHDVSLKKNVTMTVKVLGVVKDGSAPYVNNRVHNRTRLLSCAQKCSEIIVAHLGYLNYTQYNIFVSFEDLNKLTYAIQNITFTWKMYNPTFSQVEIWFRFVFVVLTFMVTCLFAHSLRKFSMRDWGIEQKWMSILLPLLLLYNDPFFPLSFLVNSWFPGMLDDLFQSLFLCALLLFWLCVYHGIRVQGERKCLTFYLPKFLIVGLLWLASVTLGVWQTVNEVHDPTYQYRVDTGNFQGMKIFFLVVATTYILYLLFLIVRACSELRNMPYVDLRLKFLTALTFVVLVISIVILYLRFGAQVLQDNFVAELSTHYQNSAEFLSFYGLLNFYLYTLAFVYSPSKNALYESQLKDNPAFSMLNDSDDDVIYGSDYEEMPLQNGQAIRAKFKEESDSD, via the exons ATGGAGGCGGATTTCGCCTCTTTCGGCAGCCCGCTGTGCGGCGAGCTCAAGCGATTCTGCAAGCGGGTGCGGGAGACCTACCGGGAAATCAGGGAGGACCTCACCCCCTATAAGGATGACCGCTATTATCG gtTGGCACCAATGCGATTATATACGCTGTCCAAACGACATTTTGTCCTGGTCTTTGTGGTATTCTTTGTCTGTTTTGGTTTGACAGTCTTCATAGGAATAGCAG GTCCCAATGTAATTGAAACTTCTGTAGCAAGAACTGACCTAAATAACAGCATAAAG ctGAAGCCTTTTAATTTAAGTTCGCCACCACTGTCTACTTATAACCAGCAGCTGTGGCTGACCTGTGTAGTTGAGTTGGATCAGCATGATG TATCGCTCAAAAAGAATGTTACTATGACAGTAAAAGTGCTTGGGGTGGTGAAAGATGGAAGCGCGCCCTATGTTAATAATCGAGTTCACAACCGGACAAGGCTGCTCAGCTGTGCACAG AAATGCAGCGAAATCATTGTTGCTCACCTCGGCTACCTGAACTACACTCAGTACAACATATTTGTTAGTTTTGAAGATCTAAATAAGTTAACATATGCCATACAGAATATTACTTTCACA TGGAAAATGTACAATCCAACGTTTTCACAAGTAGAAATCTGGTTCCGATTTGTCTTCGTAGTTCTCACCTTTATGGTCACG tgtcTGTTTGCACATTCTCTACGAAAATTCTCCATGAGAGACTGGGGTATCGAACAGAAATGGATGTCtatcctccttcctctcctcctgctttaCAACG acccatttttccccctttctttcctgGTGAACAGTTGGTTTCCTGGAATGCTGGATGACCTATTCCAATCACTGTTTCTGTGTGCGCTTTTATTGTTCTGGCTTTGTGTCTACCATGGTATAAGAGTACAG GGAGAAAGGAAGTGCTTAACCTTCTATCTGCCCAAATTCCTTATTGTGGGACTGCTGTGGCTTGCTTCTGTTACGTTAGGAGTATGGCAAAC tgttaatgAAGTACATGATCCTACATATCAATACAGAGTTGACACAGGTAATTTCCAG GGAATGAAAATCTTCTTCCTTGTAGTGGCAACCACATATATTCTCTACCTTCTGTTCCTGATAGTGAGAGCATGTTCAGAACTCCGTAACATGCCTTATGTTG ATCTCAGGTTAAAATTCTTGACTGCATTAACCTTCGTAGTGCTCGTCATTAG CATTGTTATACTCTATCTACGCTTTGGAGCACAAGTTCTTCAGGACAACTTTGTTGCTGAGCTGTCAACTCATTATCAGAATT CAGCAGAGTTCTTATCATTTTATGGTTTACTGAACTTCTATCTCTACACGTTAGCCTTCGTGTATTCCCCCTCGAAGAATGCACTATACG aATCGCAGTTGAAGGATAATCCTGCTTTTTCAATGCTGAATGATTCAGACGATGATGTGATTTATGG GAGCGACTATGAAGAAATGCCACTTCAGAATGGCCAAGCTATTAGAGCCAAGTTTAAAGAGGAATCGGACAGTGACTGA
- the TMEM181 gene encoding transmembrane protein 181 isoform X2: protein MKTLLRGVRLAPMRLYTLSKRHFVLVFVVFFVCFGLTVFIGIAGPNVIETSVARTDLNNSIKLKPFNLSSPPLSTYNQQLWLTCVVELDQHDVSLKKNVTMTVKVLGVVKDGSAPYVNNRVHNRTRLLSCAQKCSEIIVAHLGYLNYTQYNIFVSFEDLNKLTYAIQNITFTWKMYNPTFSQVEIWFRFVFVVLTFMVTCLFAHSLRKFSMRDWGIEQKWMSILLPLLLLYNDPFFPLSFLVNSWFPGMLDDLFQSLFLCALLLFWLCVYHGIRVQGERKCLTFYLPKFLIVGLLWLASVTLGVWQTVNEVHDPTYQYRVDTGNFQGMKIFFLVVATTYILYLLFLIVRACSELRNMPYVDLRLKFLTALTFVVLVISIVILYLRFGAQVLQDNFVAELSTHYQNSAEFLSFYGLLNFYLYTLAFVYSPSKNALYESQLKDNPAFSMLNDSDDDVIYGSDYEEMPLQNGQAIRAKFKEESDSD from the exons ATGAAGACACTCCTGAGGGGTGTGAG gtTGGCACCAATGCGATTATATACGCTGTCCAAACGACATTTTGTCCTGGTCTTTGTGGTATTCTTTGTCTGTTTTGGTTTGACAGTCTTCATAGGAATAGCAG GTCCCAATGTAATTGAAACTTCTGTAGCAAGAACTGACCTAAATAACAGCATAAAG ctGAAGCCTTTTAATTTAAGTTCGCCACCACTGTCTACTTATAACCAGCAGCTGTGGCTGACCTGTGTAGTTGAGTTGGATCAGCATGATG TATCGCTCAAAAAGAATGTTACTATGACAGTAAAAGTGCTTGGGGTGGTGAAAGATGGAAGCGCGCCCTATGTTAATAATCGAGTTCACAACCGGACAAGGCTGCTCAGCTGTGCACAG AAATGCAGCGAAATCATTGTTGCTCACCTCGGCTACCTGAACTACACTCAGTACAACATATTTGTTAGTTTTGAAGATCTAAATAAGTTAACATATGCCATACAGAATATTACTTTCACA TGGAAAATGTACAATCCAACGTTTTCACAAGTAGAAATCTGGTTCCGATTTGTCTTCGTAGTTCTCACCTTTATGGTCACG tgtcTGTTTGCACATTCTCTACGAAAATTCTCCATGAGAGACTGGGGTATCGAACAGAAATGGATGTCtatcctccttcctctcctcctgctttaCAACG acccatttttccccctttctttcctgGTGAACAGTTGGTTTCCTGGAATGCTGGATGACCTATTCCAATCACTGTTTCTGTGTGCGCTTTTATTGTTCTGGCTTTGTGTCTACCATGGTATAAGAGTACAG GGAGAAAGGAAGTGCTTAACCTTCTATCTGCCCAAATTCCTTATTGTGGGACTGCTGTGGCTTGCTTCTGTTACGTTAGGAGTATGGCAAAC tgttaatgAAGTACATGATCCTACATATCAATACAGAGTTGACACAGGTAATTTCCAG GGAATGAAAATCTTCTTCCTTGTAGTGGCAACCACATATATTCTCTACCTTCTGTTCCTGATAGTGAGAGCATGTTCAGAACTCCGTAACATGCCTTATGTTG ATCTCAGGTTAAAATTCTTGACTGCATTAACCTTCGTAGTGCTCGTCATTAG CATTGTTATACTCTATCTACGCTTTGGAGCACAAGTTCTTCAGGACAACTTTGTTGCTGAGCTGTCAACTCATTATCAGAATT CAGCAGAGTTCTTATCATTTTATGGTTTACTGAACTTCTATCTCTACACGTTAGCCTTCGTGTATTCCCCCTCGAAGAATGCACTATACG aATCGCAGTTGAAGGATAATCCTGCTTTTTCAATGCTGAATGATTCAGACGATGATGTGATTTATGG GAGCGACTATGAAGAAATGCCACTTCAGAATGGCCAAGCTATTAGAGCCAAGTTTAAAGAGGAATCGGACAGTGACTGA
- the TMEM181 gene encoding transmembrane protein 181 isoform X3, with translation MEPLAPMRLYTLSKRHFVLVFVVFFVCFGLTVFIGIAGPNVIETSVARTDLNNSIKLKPFNLSSPPLSTYNQQLWLTCVVELDQHDVSLKKNVTMTVKVLGVVKDGSAPYVNNRVHNRTRLLSCAQKCSEIIVAHLGYLNYTQYNIFVSFEDLNKLTYAIQNITFTWKMYNPTFSQVEIWFRFVFVVLTFMVTCLFAHSLRKFSMRDWGIEQKWMSILLPLLLLYNDPFFPLSFLVNSWFPGMLDDLFQSLFLCALLLFWLCVYHGIRVQGERKCLTFYLPKFLIVGLLWLASVTLGVWQTVNEVHDPTYQYRVDTGNFQGMKIFFLVVATTYILYLLFLIVRACSELRNMPYVDLRLKFLTALTFVVLVISIVILYLRFGAQVLQDNFVAELSTHYQNSAEFLSFYGLLNFYLYTLAFVYSPSKNALYESQLKDNPAFSMLNDSDDDVIYGSDYEEMPLQNGQAIRAKFKEESDSD, from the exons ATGGAGCC gtTGGCACCAATGCGATTATATACGCTGTCCAAACGACATTTTGTCCTGGTCTTTGTGGTATTCTTTGTCTGTTTTGGTTTGACAGTCTTCATAGGAATAGCAG GTCCCAATGTAATTGAAACTTCTGTAGCAAGAACTGACCTAAATAACAGCATAAAG ctGAAGCCTTTTAATTTAAGTTCGCCACCACTGTCTACTTATAACCAGCAGCTGTGGCTGACCTGTGTAGTTGAGTTGGATCAGCATGATG TATCGCTCAAAAAGAATGTTACTATGACAGTAAAAGTGCTTGGGGTGGTGAAAGATGGAAGCGCGCCCTATGTTAATAATCGAGTTCACAACCGGACAAGGCTGCTCAGCTGTGCACAG AAATGCAGCGAAATCATTGTTGCTCACCTCGGCTACCTGAACTACACTCAGTACAACATATTTGTTAGTTTTGAAGATCTAAATAAGTTAACATATGCCATACAGAATATTACTTTCACA TGGAAAATGTACAATCCAACGTTTTCACAAGTAGAAATCTGGTTCCGATTTGTCTTCGTAGTTCTCACCTTTATGGTCACG tgtcTGTTTGCACATTCTCTACGAAAATTCTCCATGAGAGACTGGGGTATCGAACAGAAATGGATGTCtatcctccttcctctcctcctgctttaCAACG acccatttttccccctttctttcctgGTGAACAGTTGGTTTCCTGGAATGCTGGATGACCTATTCCAATCACTGTTTCTGTGTGCGCTTTTATTGTTCTGGCTTTGTGTCTACCATGGTATAAGAGTACAG GGAGAAAGGAAGTGCTTAACCTTCTATCTGCCCAAATTCCTTATTGTGGGACTGCTGTGGCTTGCTTCTGTTACGTTAGGAGTATGGCAAAC tgttaatgAAGTACATGATCCTACATATCAATACAGAGTTGACACAGGTAATTTCCAG GGAATGAAAATCTTCTTCCTTGTAGTGGCAACCACATATATTCTCTACCTTCTGTTCCTGATAGTGAGAGCATGTTCAGAACTCCGTAACATGCCTTATGTTG ATCTCAGGTTAAAATTCTTGACTGCATTAACCTTCGTAGTGCTCGTCATTAG CATTGTTATACTCTATCTACGCTTTGGAGCACAAGTTCTTCAGGACAACTTTGTTGCTGAGCTGTCAACTCATTATCAGAATT CAGCAGAGTTCTTATCATTTTATGGTTTACTGAACTTCTATCTCTACACGTTAGCCTTCGTGTATTCCCCCTCGAAGAATGCACTATACG aATCGCAGTTGAAGGATAATCCTGCTTTTTCAATGCTGAATGATTCAGACGATGATGTGATTTATGG GAGCGACTATGAAGAAATGCCACTTCAGAATGGCCAAGCTATTAGAGCCAAGTTTAAAGAGGAATCGGACAGTGACTGA
- the TMEM181 gene encoding transmembrane protein 181 isoform X4, producing MRLYTLSKRHFVLVFVVFFVCFGLTVFIGIAGPNVIETSVARTDLNNSIKLKPFNLSSPPLSTYNQQLWLTCVVELDQHDVSLKKNVTMTVKVLGVVKDGSAPYVNNRVHNRTRLLSCAQKCSEIIVAHLGYLNYTQYNIFVSFEDLNKLTYAIQNITFTWKMYNPTFSQVEIWFRFVFVVLTFMVTCLFAHSLRKFSMRDWGIEQKWMSILLPLLLLYNDPFFPLSFLVNSWFPGMLDDLFQSLFLCALLLFWLCVYHGIRVQGERKCLTFYLPKFLIVGLLWLASVTLGVWQTVNEVHDPTYQYRVDTGNFQGMKIFFLVVATTYILYLLFLIVRACSELRNMPYVDLRLKFLTALTFVVLVISIVILYLRFGAQVLQDNFVAELSTHYQNSAEFLSFYGLLNFYLYTLAFVYSPSKNALYESQLKDNPAFSMLNDSDDDVIYGSDYEEMPLQNGQAIRAKFKEESDSD from the exons ATGCGATTATATACGCTGTCCAAACGACATTTTGTCCTGGTCTTTGTGGTATTCTTTGTCTGTTTTGGTTTGACAGTCTTCATAGGAATAGCAG GTCCCAATGTAATTGAAACTTCTGTAGCAAGAACTGACCTAAATAACAGCATAAAG ctGAAGCCTTTTAATTTAAGTTCGCCACCACTGTCTACTTATAACCAGCAGCTGTGGCTGACCTGTGTAGTTGAGTTGGATCAGCATGATG TATCGCTCAAAAAGAATGTTACTATGACAGTAAAAGTGCTTGGGGTGGTGAAAGATGGAAGCGCGCCCTATGTTAATAATCGAGTTCACAACCGGACAAGGCTGCTCAGCTGTGCACAG AAATGCAGCGAAATCATTGTTGCTCACCTCGGCTACCTGAACTACACTCAGTACAACATATTTGTTAGTTTTGAAGATCTAAATAAGTTAACATATGCCATACAGAATATTACTTTCACA TGGAAAATGTACAATCCAACGTTTTCACAAGTAGAAATCTGGTTCCGATTTGTCTTCGTAGTTCTCACCTTTATGGTCACG tgtcTGTTTGCACATTCTCTACGAAAATTCTCCATGAGAGACTGGGGTATCGAACAGAAATGGATGTCtatcctccttcctctcctcctgctttaCAACG acccatttttccccctttctttcctgGTGAACAGTTGGTTTCCTGGAATGCTGGATGACCTATTCCAATCACTGTTTCTGTGTGCGCTTTTATTGTTCTGGCTTTGTGTCTACCATGGTATAAGAGTACAG GGAGAAAGGAAGTGCTTAACCTTCTATCTGCCCAAATTCCTTATTGTGGGACTGCTGTGGCTTGCTTCTGTTACGTTAGGAGTATGGCAAAC tgttaatgAAGTACATGATCCTACATATCAATACAGAGTTGACACAGGTAATTTCCAG GGAATGAAAATCTTCTTCCTTGTAGTGGCAACCACATATATTCTCTACCTTCTGTTCCTGATAGTGAGAGCATGTTCAGAACTCCGTAACATGCCTTATGTTG ATCTCAGGTTAAAATTCTTGACTGCATTAACCTTCGTAGTGCTCGTCATTAG CATTGTTATACTCTATCTACGCTTTGGAGCACAAGTTCTTCAGGACAACTTTGTTGCTGAGCTGTCAACTCATTATCAGAATT CAGCAGAGTTCTTATCATTTTATGGTTTACTGAACTTCTATCTCTACACGTTAGCCTTCGTGTATTCCCCCTCGAAGAATGCACTATACG aATCGCAGTTGAAGGATAATCCTGCTTTTTCAATGCTGAATGATTCAGACGATGATGTGATTTATGG GAGCGACTATGAAGAAATGCCACTTCAGAATGGCCAAGCTATTAGAGCCAAGTTTAAAGAGGAATCGGACAGTGACTGA
- the DYNLT1 gene encoding dynein light chain Tctex-type 1: MDEFQAGEETSFVVDEVSNIIKEAIESAIGGNAYQHSKVNQWTTSVVEQSLSQLTKLGKPFKYIVTCVIMQKNGAGLHTASSCFWDNSSDGTCTVRWENKTMYCIVSAFGLAI; this comes from the exons ATGGACGAGTTCCAGGCGGGGGAGGAG ACATCTTTTGTCGTCGACGAAGTCAGTAACATCATTAAAGAG GCCATAGAAAGTGCAATAGGTGGCAATGCCTACCAGCACAGCAAGGTGAACCAGTGGACAACAAGTGTGGTGGAACAATCTCTAAGCCAACTCACCAAGCTGGGGAAACCTTTCAAGTATATTG TGACCTGTGTGATTATGCAAAAGAATGGCGCTGGGCTACACACAGCAAGCTCTTGCTTTTGGGACAACTCCAGTGATG GAACCTGCACTGTGAGATGGGAGAACAAGACTATGTACTGTATTGTCAGTGCCTTTGGACTCGCAATATGA